A portion of the Micromonospora vinacea genome contains these proteins:
- a CDS encoding DUF3072 domain-containing protein, protein MMTDRRTEQADQNAAIKDPDEWVTGDEPPTAAQESYLGTLAREAHADLPDDLTKAEASKRIDELRAETGRGQ, encoded by the coding sequence ATGATGACGGACCGCCGCACCGAGCAGGCCGACCAGAACGCCGCGATCAAGGACCCGGACGAGTGGGTCACCGGCGACGAGCCGCCGACCGCCGCCCAGGAGTCCTACCTGGGCACGCTGGCCCGGGAAGCCCACGCCGACCTCCCGGATGACCTGACCAAGGCCGAGGCGTCCAAGCGCATCGACGAGCTCCGGGCCGAGACCGGCCGAGGCCAGTAA
- a CDS encoding NAD(P)/FAD-dependent oxidoreductase, protein MVVVGAGIAGVACAVELTRAGVPVQVRERGHVRGGRMASKRFQGRPADIGAAYFTATDPDFAALVEQWRAAGLVREWTDTFQAYDGSGSHEVPGPMRFAAPRGLRSLVEHLADAVPVTVDRLVLMVEPGPVVDGESCAAVALAMPGPQAALLLDPALTDATRVVQAQRWSPSLAAVLRFPTRRWPDFRGAFVNEHPVLNLVCDDGDRRGDGAPVLVAHTVPEFAAGHLAQPTGAGPAIEQAVRDLLGLPEQAVDVHVHRWTYAKPTSHAGGATHHLDADGIGLAGDAFGKPRVQSAWRSGRDLGRALADRLA, encoded by the coding sequence GTGGTGGTGGTCGGGGCGGGCATTGCCGGGGTGGCGTGTGCCGTCGAGTTGACCCGGGCCGGGGTGCCGGTGCAGGTCCGGGAGCGGGGGCACGTCCGCGGTGGCCGGATGGCCAGCAAACGCTTCCAGGGCCGACCCGCGGACATCGGCGCCGCCTACTTCACCGCCACCGACCCCGACTTCGCCGCCCTGGTCGAGCAGTGGCGCGCCGCCGGGCTGGTCCGCGAGTGGACCGACACCTTCCAGGCGTACGACGGGAGCGGGAGCCACGAGGTGCCCGGGCCGATGCGTTTCGCCGCCCCCCGTGGGCTGCGCTCGTTGGTCGAGCACCTGGCCGACGCCGTGCCGGTGACCGTCGACCGGCTGGTGCTCATGGTGGAGCCCGGCCCGGTCGTGGATGGGGAGTCGTGCGCGGCGGTCGCCCTGGCCATGCCGGGCCCGCAGGCCGCCCTGCTGCTCGACCCGGCCCTGACCGACGCCACCCGGGTCGTGCAGGCGCAACGCTGGTCGCCGTCGCTGGCCGCGGTGCTGCGCTTCCCGACCCGGCGCTGGCCGGACTTCCGGGGCGCGTTCGTCAACGAGCACCCGGTCCTCAACCTCGTCTGCGACGACGGCGACCGGCGCGGTGACGGCGCTCCGGTGCTGGTCGCGCACACCGTGCCGGAGTTCGCGGCCGGGCACCTGGCCCAACCCACCGGTGCCGGCCCGGCCATCGAGCAGGCCGTCCGGGATCTGCTCGGGCTGCCCGAGCAGGCCGTCGACGTGCACGTGCACCGCTGGACGTACGCGAAGCCGACCAGCCACGCCGGCGGCGCCACCCACCACCTCGACGCCGACGGGATCGGCCTGGCCGGCGACGCGTTCGGCAAGCCCCGGGTGCAGAGCGCCTGGCGCTCCGGCCGGGACCTG